TCATCTCTTAGATTAAGATTAAACTCTTTATTTAAATCATCAATATAAATAAAAGACTCTTTAGTTAAAAGGTATTCAGATAAATTAAAGTTTTTATTTAGTAAATATTCTAATTTTTGTAAATAGATTTGGTTATTTTTTTTAGTTGGAAAACCAAAAGGTGTTAAAACTTTAACTCCCCCAATTAAATTAGAGGTGCTAAGAGTTCTCAAAATTCCAATATCATTAAAGTCTATAGGTATTTCTTTATCCATTATAAGTTGTAAAAAAATTGGATTTTTATTAATATCATGTAAATATTTAAGTTTACCATAATATTCACCAGTACCGAGATTTAACCGTATCTTAGTATTATTTTTTGGAATAATTTCATTTGATAAAGGATTGAATAAAACGTCAATAAATTTTGTATTTACAATACTTTTGCTATTAGTTAAAATATTACCTCTTTCTAATTCTTTAGAAGTTATTCCAGCAATATTTAAAGCACATCTTTGATGAGACGTTATATAATCTAAATCCTTACCATGGTTTTGTATTCCTTTAATTCTAATCTCTATTTTTTGTGGATAAAGTGTTAAAGTATTTCCAGTTTCAACGCTACCAATTGTAGTACCACTGACAATTGTTCCAATACCTTTAGGCGAATAAATTTTATCAATATCCAATCTGAAAAAATTATTTTGATTGCGAAGTGATGTAAGTTGAAGTTTTTCAATTTCTTCTAAAATTATATTATAAAGATTTTCATAAGATGATTTGTCTTTTAAACTAACTTCAACAATAGGGAAAGTTTTGAAAAAATCTTCTTTAAAAGTTTCTTTAATTTCATCTTTTAACTCTAAAACTCTTTCATCACTAACTAAATCCCTTTTAGAAAGGACAATGATTCCGTTTTTAACTCCTAAAAGATTTAAAATTTCCTTATGCTCAATTGTTTGAGGCATAACTCCATCATCACAAGCAATTAAAAATAAAACAAAATTAATACCCTTAGCTCCTGCAACCATGTTTTTAATAAATTTTTCGTGACCAGGAACGTCAATAATACTTATGATATCTCCAGAAGGTGTAGCTAAAGGAGCAAAACCAAGATCAATGGTCATGCCCCTTTCCTTTTCTTCTTTCATAGTATCAGTATTTATATTTGTTAACATTTTTACCAAAGTTGTTTTTCCGTGATCAATATGACCCGCTGTACCAATAACTATATTTTTCATAGTTACTCACACTCTAAAAACTTTTTAAAACTTTTTAAAATTAAAGAGTATTCATCTTCGTGAATTGTTTTTAAATCAATAAAAAATTGATTGTTTTGAACTCTTCCAACAATAGGAGTTTCTTCTTTTAAAAAGGCAGTTTCAACATCTTTTCCATTAAGGGATTTAATAACAACTCCGTAGCTATCAATAGAGGCATCAGGCATAGATCCTCCTCCAATAATTGCTTTGGTTTCAATAATTTCAGCTTTTATATTAATATCACTTAAAATATTTTTTAAAATTTCAGCTCGTTTAAAAACTTCAGAAATTGGTTCTAAAATACGATTTAAAGTTGGATTTTTTTCAACAGCTACTTTTTCATCAACATACTGTTTAAAAGTAAACTCTAAAGCACTAATTGTCATTTTACAAACTCTAAAAGCTCTCAAAAATTGATTCTTTTTTAATTTTGAAATTAGTTCTTTTTTTCCAATGATTATACCACATTGTGGACCACCTAAAAGTTTATCACCACTAAAAGTTATTAAATCCATTCCTGAACTTAGAGATTCTAAAATTGTGGGTTCTTTTTTTAAACCATATTTAGAAAAATCAACAAGGACTCCACTTCCTAAATCTTCCATAGAAATAATATTTTTTTCTTTTGCAAGATCAGCAATTTCTTTGTTAGATACAGATTTAGTAAAACCAGTAATATGATAGTTAGAAGTATGAACCTTTAAAAGCATTGATGTATTTTCATTAATCGCTTTTTCATAGTCAATTAAATGAGTTCTATTAGTTGTTCCAATCTCAACTAATTTAGCATTAGAAAGTTCCATTATATCTGGGATTCTAAAAGAACCTCCAACTTCAACAAGTTCTCCTCTTGAAATAATAACTTCAGTATCCTTGCTAAACTCATTTAAACAAAGCATAACAGCAGCAGCATTATTATTAACGACTAAAGCTGCTTCAGCACCAGTTACTTTTGCAATAAGATCTTCAACATGTGAGTATCTACTTCCTCTTTCTCCAGTTTTTAAATCAAACTCAAGATTGCTATATCCGCAAAGAGAGTTTTGAAGATGCTGAATTAAATCTTTTGAAAAAAGAGCTCTTCCTAGATTTGTATGTAAAATTGTACCCGTACCATTAATAACTCTTTTGAAATTAAATTCTAAATTTTTGCTTAAAGACTTTGTGATTTGAGATTCTATATCTTCAATAGAATATTCAGTAATAGTTTCATTAAGAATTCCTTTTCTAAAAAAATCAATACCTTCATTAACAGCATCATAAACTTCTTTATAAGGCTTATCTTTAAAAAACTCTTTTTCTTTTAGTAAATCAATAATTTTATCTACTTTGGGAAGATTTCTTAAAAGAGTCTGTTTATTATTCATAATATTCCCCTTATCTCACTATAATATATTTTCCATTATATTTTTCAACAGTTCCAATTAAAGCAGATTTAATTTTAAGAGTATTCAGTTTTTCCATAACTTCAGAAGCATATTCAGAAGATATTGAGAAAAGAAGTCCTCCAGAAGTTTGAGGATCTAGCAGAATCTCTTGTAACCAAAAAGGCACTGTTGAAATATCTACTTTATCATTTAAGTAGTTTCTATTTTTTTGTCCCATAGAGTTAATGTAAAACTCTTTAGCAAAATCTTTTGCAATATCTAAATAAGGAATAAGTTCTTGCTCTAAGACAAAAGTTTTTTCAGAAGCCACAGCCATTTCATAAGCATGGCCTAAAAATCCAAAACCTGTAATATCAGTACATGCACTAACTGGATAATTTCTTATAATTTCAGCAGAGTATTTATTTAAAGTTGTCATAACTTCAATCCATTCTTTTTTTACATCTTCAGAAAGAGTTTCAACTTTAGAAGCTGTTGAAATAATTCCAGTTCCAAGAGGTTTAGTAATAATTAAAACATCATTATCTTGTGAACCATAATTTTTAAAAACTTTATCAGGATGAACTAATCCAGTAACAGAAAGTCCATATTTAACCTCAGGATCGTGAATAGAGTGTCCACCACTTAGAACAGCTCCAGATTCAGCTATTTTTTCTGCTCCACCTCTTAAAATTTCACCTAAAATTTCAATGTTTTCTTTTTCAGGAAAACAAACAATGTTCATAGCAGTTTTGGGTTCACCTCCCATAGCATAAACATCACTTAAAGAGTTAGCTGCAGCTATTTGTCCAAACACATATGGATCATCAATCATTGGAGTGAAAAAATCTAAAGTTTGAATAAGAGCTATATCGTCAGTTAACTTATATATAGCCGCATCGTCTGATTTTTCAAAACCAACAATTAAATTTTTATCTTCCACACTTGGAAGATTTTTTAATAAACCTGATAGAACCTCCGGTCCTATTTTACTTGCTCAACCACCAATTGAACATCTATCTAATAAAAGTTTCATATTATACCTCCTTTACGTAAAAATTAACCTTTAAATTATACCACAATTATATATTTAATACCATACCGCCTTCTAAATTATCAACAGTAGAAACTGTGATTGAAGTTTTATTTAAAATTTCTAAAAGAGTTATTAAGATTAAATTTCCTGCTATAATTACATCAGCTCTGTTAGGTTCTAATCCAATAATTTTTTTACGATCGTCTAAATTTTTATTTAAAAATAGGAATAAATTTTCTTCTAACTCTATTTTTGATAGATTATACCCATTTATTTCACTTTCGATAAATTTAGGAAGTCTTTTTGTAACAGAAACATTTGTAGTAACAGTTCCTGCCACACCAATTATTTTAAAGTTACAGTCTCCAAATTTACTTAATTCATTAAAAAATCCTTTTAAATAATTTCGAGCTGACAGTAATGTTTCTTCGTTATAATTTTCATCTGCAAAAAACATTTCAGTTAGCTTAACAACTCCAATTGGAAAACTTTTAACATAATCAATAGAGTTATAATTTCCAATTGTAATTTCACTACTTCCGCCACCTACATCAATTGTAGCAATTTTTTCTCTATAAATATTACTATTTCCATTAAAGCTTAATTTAGCTTCAATTTCTCCAGGGATAACAAGAGTATTTATATCAAACTCATTTTTAATTCCTTGAACAAATAAGCTTCCGTTACTAGCTTCTCTTGTAGCTGCAGTAGCAAAAGCAATAAGTTCAGTTACACCCATAGAATCTGTTTTTTCTTTAAATTTTTTAATAATTTCGTATGTTTTTTCAATAGATTCTTTAGAAAGAACACCAGTTTGATTTAAGTTTTTACCTAATCTAGATACTTCTAAATCTTTAAATAAAGGAGCAATTATATTTATTTTATTTTCAGATTTTTCCACTTCAGCTATAAAAAGTCTACAAGAATTTGTACCAATATCAATAACTCCTTTTAAAATTCTATTTTTAAACAAATTATTAACTTCAGATATAATCTCTTTTGTAACTGGTAAGTTTTCAAGAGCACCATTTTTATCAATGATAAATTTAATTTTATCATTTGAATTTTTTTTATCCTTTTTCATAACATTAATGAGAGTTTCGTCATTAATATAAATAGGAGTAGAATCAATTTTGTACATAGAGAAAAGATCTCTAATAGATTTTATATATTCATCTGTAGCAAAACCTAAAAGCTTAGATATTTGTAGTTCGAAGATAACACCTTTAGCAACAGCTTCTCCATGTGAAATATGTTGATAATCAAAAAGAGTTTCTAAAGCATGAGCATAAGTATGACCTAGATTTAAAAATGCTCTGTCACCTTTTTCAAATTCATCCTTTTCAACGAATTCTTTTTTTATTTTGCATGATTCGTAAATCATTTCGATTAAAACCTCAGGTTTTAATTTCAAAATTTCTCTGTTTGATTCTATTAAAAATTTAAAATAATTTTTGTCTTTTGAAATAATACTATGTTTTATAACTTCGCCCATTCCAGATTTAAATTGACATTGAGGTAAAGTCTTTAAAAAATCAATATCTATAATAACACCAATTGGTTGTTTAAAAGATCCAATTAAATTTTTTCCAAGAGGGTGATTAATTGCTACTTTTCCGCCGATACTAGCATCAACTTGAGCTAATAAAGAGGTAGGTACCTGTAAAAAATCTAAACCTCTCATAAAAGTTGAGGCAATAAAACCTCCTAAATCACATACTACACCGCCACCAACACATATAATTAGAGAATTTCTAGAAAAATTATTTTCAATTAAAAATGAAAAAATCTCCATGGAAGTTTCCATATTTTTATACATTTCTCCATCTTCAATTTCAAATCTATAAGTTTTCTTTTTAGGAAGCTTACTT
This Candidatus Cetobacterium colombiensis DNA region includes the following protein-coding sequences:
- the selB gene encoding selenocysteine-specific translation elongation factor; this encodes MKNIVIGTAGHIDHGKTTLVKMLTNINTDTMKEEKERGMTIDLGFAPLATPSGDIISIIDVPGHEKFIKNMVAGAKGINFVLFLIACDDGVMPQTIEHKEILNLLGVKNGIIVLSKRDLVSDERVLELKDEIKETFKEDFFKTFPIVEVSLKDKSSYENLYNIILEEIEKLQLTSLRNQNNFFRLDIDKIYSPKGIGTIVSGTTIGSVETGNTLTLYPQKIEIRIKGIQNHGKDLDYITSHQRCALNIAGITSKELERGNILTNSKSIVNTKFIDVLFNPLSNEIIPKNNTKIRLNLGTGEYYGKLKYLHDINKNPIFLQLIMDKEIPIDFNDIGILRTLSTSNLIGGVKVLTPFGFPTKKNNQIYLQKLEYLLNKNFNLSEYLLTKESFIYIDDLNKEFNLNLRDEFDENIFVLKKTNAIIHKDVLNKLKTHIKIYLAEFHEKNPLRKGVPLATITKLFFKGENLIPEFPEDFKEENNFVSNIDFKIKLSKDQKKVKDEILILLKKEAFSGLTLDRLNNIFYKNSNFKNIFEYLLRENLILNLENNFILKGFYKEALLQLNQYFEKNNQITLAEFRDLLNTNRKMALIYLNNFDENKITKKIENHRIKNNFSILKEF
- the selA gene encoding L-seryl-tRNA(Sec) selenium transferase, which translates into the protein MNNKQTLLRNLPKVDKIIDLLKEKEFFKDKPYKEVYDAVNEGIDFFRKGILNETITEYSIEDIESQITKSLSKNLEFNFKRVINGTGTILHTNLGRALFSKDLIQHLQNSLCGYSNLEFDLKTGERGSRYSHVEDLIAKVTGAEAALVVNNNAAAVMLCLNEFSKDTEVIISRGELVEVGGSFRIPDIMELSNAKLVEIGTTNRTHLIDYEKAINENTSMLLKVHTSNYHITGFTKSVSNKEIADLAKEKNIISMEDLGSGVLVDFSKYGLKKEPTILESLSSGMDLITFSGDKLLGGPQCGIIIGKKELISKLKKNQFLRAFRVCKMTISALEFTFKQYVDEKVAVEKNPTLNRILEPISEVFKRAEILKNILSDINIKAEIIETKAIIGGGSMPDASIDSYGVVIKSLNGKDVETAFLKEETPIVGRVQNNQFFIDLKTIHEDEYSLILKSFKKFLECE
- the selD gene encoding selenide, water dikinase SelD, whose protein sequence is MGPEVLSGLLKNLPSVEDKNLIVGFEKSDDAAIYKLTDDIALIQTLDFFTPMIDDPYVFGQIAAANSLSDVYAMGGEPKTAMNIVCFPEKENIEILGEILRGGAEKIAESGAVLSGGHSIHDPEVKYGLSVTGLVHPDKVFKNYGSQDNDVLIITKPLGTGIISTASKVETLSEDVKKEWIEVMTTLNKYSAEIIRNYPVSACTDITGFGFLGHAYEMAVASEKTFVLEQELIPYLDIAKDFAKEFYINSMGQKNRNYLNDKVDISTVPFWLQEILLDPQTSGGLLFSISSEYASEVMEKLNTLKIKSALIGTVEKYNGKYIIVR
- the aroB gene encoding 3-dehydroquinate synthase, with product MKNLVMKTSINSYDILIGQNTIDRINEFTENYDKILLLTNKTIGNLYGNKILSKLPKKKTYRFEIEDGEMYKNMETSMEIFSFLIENNFSRNSLIICVGGGVVCDLGGFIASTFMRGLDFLQVPTSLLAQVDASIGGKVAINHPLGKNLIGSFKQPIGVIIDIDFLKTLPQCQFKSGMGEVIKHSIISKDKNYFKFLIESNREILKLKPEVLIEMIYESCKIKKEFVEKDEFEKGDRAFLNLGHTYAHALETLFDYQHISHGEAVAKGVIFELQISKLLGFATDEYIKSIRDLFSMYKIDSTPIYINDETLINVMKKDKKNSNDKIKFIIDKNGALENLPVTKEIISEVNNLFKNRILKGVIDIGTNSCRLFIAEVEKSENKINIIAPLFKDLEVSRLGKNLNQTGVLSKESIEKTYEIIKKFKEKTDSMGVTELIAFATAATREASNGSLFVQGIKNEFDINTLVIPGEIEAKLSFNGNSNIYREKIATIDVGGGSSEITIGNYNSIDYVKSFPIGVVKLTEMFFADENYNEETLLSARNYLKGFFNELSKFGDCNFKIIGVAGTVTTNVSVTKRLPKFIESEINGYNLSKIELEENLFLFLNKNLDDRKKIIGLEPNRADVIIAGNLILITLLEILNKTSITVSTVDNLEGGMVLNI